The genomic DNA GCTGCTGCCGGCCAGCCTGGCCGCCAAAATTTTTGCCGACCAGGGGCAGCCCGTGTGGCGCACCCGCGGCGGGCTGCTGCTGCAAGCCGCCTTCGCGCGGGCGGCCGCCTGGACCCTGCACCCCGACACGTTTCCGTACTTTGCCAGCAACGGCGGCCACCTGGAGGGCGTGCGCAATGCCGCTTATTTTGCCCTGCTGCTGCATTATTACCCGAATCAGGATGCCGAAGCCGTGCTCCGGCAGGGCAACGTGGGCATGAACGGCTTTCAGCTGCTGGAGCTGTTTGGCCCGCCGCCCGCCGGCCAGTAGCGCCCCGGTTGCCACGCACTGAATTTTTCGAACCCGTTGGCCGTTTGCTCGTAATGGCTTAATATTGCAGCAGCAAGCCGACCCACGGGGCCGGCGGGGCTAGCCTACTAGGCCGGCCCGCTGCGTGGCCGGCTCAATCAGGTTGCTTTTGGTGGAGCTGCCGGCTACCCTTCTCACACCTCACTCATTTCCTGTTTGTTGCCCCCTGCCTGGCTGGTTAAGTGGCGCGTTGGCGCTTCGTGTTGTTGGTTTCCGACCCCCGCGGCCGGCCTGGCCCCGCGCGGCCGGGCAGCTGGGTCCCCCAGGCTGTCCCACGAGCCGGCTCCGTTCTGATTTCCCCTCCCTCCCTAGTATATGTATACCCTTAATGAGCTGAAGGACCGGCTGTTGTCTGAGCTGAAAGAAGTTGCTGAGCAGCTGAACGTTGGTAACTTTAAGCGCCTCAGCAAGCAGGATTTGATTTATAAAATCCTCGACCATCAGGCGTCGCTGCCCACCGGCCAGCTGCCCGATAAAAAGCCTACCCCCCCTCCGGCGGCCGAAGCGCCCGCGCCGGCCAGTGCGGCCCCCGCTGAAGCCGAAGCGGCCCCCGCGCGCGGCAGTCGGGGCGGTGCCGGCCGCCGGCGCTCTTCCGCCGATGAAACGCCCGGCGAATTGCCATTTTCCGATGTGGCGGCCCCCGCCCCAGTAGTGGCTAAGCCCGCCGAAACCGCTGAGCCAGCGGCAGTTGTGACCGAAGAAACCTCGCAGCCTACCCGCCTCGAAAAGGTAGAAGCCGATGAAGAGGCCGTGGCCAACGTGTCGGTGCAAGCCGAAGAAGCCACGGTGCCACCCACCGAAACCAACCCCACCGCCGAAACGCACTCGGCCGACGAGAACTCCCCGCCCCGCCGCGAGCGGCGCGAGCGCGTGGACCGCGCCGGCCGGCCGCTGCCCCGCCGTGAGCCCGGCCAGCCCGTGGCCGCTGCCGGTGGGTCGGCTCCCGTAGCTTCTTCCGACACGGCGCAGCCTGAGCCAGAAGCAGTTGCCGACACCTACGCCGACCGCCGCGAAACCCGCGAACAGCGCTTCGAGCGCGAAAACCGGGACGGCCGCGACAGCCGCGACCCGCGGGACAACGCCCCGCGCCTGGGCCGCAACGACCAGCCCCGCAATGAGTTTCGCGAAAACCGGGAGCCGCGCGAGAACCGCGACAACAACGGCCAGCCCCGCCAACCTAACGGGGTAGGGGCCACCGACCAGCCCCGCCTCAGCCGCGAGGAGCGCTATGCCCAGCGCGAAGCCCAGCGCCAGCAGCGCCGCGAGGAGCGCCAGCGTACCGGTGCCGATGGCCAGCCCGTAGCAGTTGAGCAACCCGCAGGCAGCCAGCAAAATGCGAGCGGCCAGCCGCAACAGGAGCGCCGCGACGATGGCCCGCGCCAGCCGCAGCCGGAGCGCCGCGACGACGGCCAGCGCCAGCCGCAGCAAGCGCCGCGCCCGGCCCGCGCCCCGGAGCTTGACCTCGTGGTGCCCGGCTCGGGCACGATGGAGCTGATGGCCGACGGCGGCTACGGCTTCCTGCGTTCGCCTTATTATAACTACCTGTCCTCGCCCGACGACATCTACGTGTCGCCGCAGCAGGTGCGGCAGTTTGGCCTCAAGGCTGGCGACACGGTGAGCTGCACCATGCGCCCGCCCCGCGAAAATGAGAAGTATTTCGCCTTGGTGAACGTGGAAAACATCAACGGCCGCACGGTGGAGGAAGTACGCGACCGCGTGCCGTTCAGTCACTTAACGCCGCTTTTTGCTGATGAGAAGCTCAAGCTTAGTACCAAGCCGACCCAGGTGAGCACCCGCGTGCTCGACCTGTTTGCCCCCATCGGCAAGGGTCAGCGCGGCCTCATCGTGGCGCAGCCCAAAACCGGCAAAACGGTGCTGCTCCAGGAAATCGCCAACGCCATTTCGGAAAACCACCCCGAGGTGTATCTCATTATCCTGCTGATAGATGAGCGCCCCGAGGAAGTAACCGATATGGCCCGCTCGGTGAAGGCCGAGGTGCTGTCTTCGACCTTCGACGAAATGGCTGACCGCCACGTGAAAATCGCGGAATTGGCCCTCGACAAGGCGCGCCGCCTCGTGGAGTGCGGCCACGACGTGGTGATTTTGCTCGACTCGATTACCCGCCTGGCGCGGGCCTACAATACCGTGCAGCCCAGCAGCTCGCGCATCCTCTCGGGTGGCATTGATGCCGGCGCATTGCAAAAGCCCAAGCGCTTCTTCGGCGCGGCCCGCAACATTGAAGGCCCTGGCTCCCTGACGATTATCGCCACCGCGCTCATCGAAACCGGCTCGAAGATGGACGAGGTTATCTTCGAAGAATTTAAAGGTACCGGCAACATGGAATTGCAGCTTGACCGCAAGCTGGCCAACAAGCGCGTTTTCCCGGCTATCGACATTCCGGCTTCCGGCACCCGCCGCGAAGACCTGCTAATGAGCCGCGACGAGTTGAGCCGCGTGTGGGTGCTCCGCAAATTCATGACCGACATGAGCGCCACCGAGGCAATGGAATTCCTCAAGGACCGCATGAAAGGCACCAAGGACAACGAAGAGTTCCTGTTGGCTATGAACGGGTAACGACCTCTAAGGCCCTTGGGCATTTGGTAGCGGCTCCACCAGATTTTGCTGGTGGAGCCGCTATTTTTATGCACTTATCTCACGCCTGGCATCTTGGAGCTATGACTACCTTTTCCACGCGTAACTATTTGCTGGCCGCCCTATTGGGGGTGGGCCAGCTAGCCTATGGCCAGGCCGCCCCGTTCCGCTATCCTCCGGCTGTCCGCTCCGATGCGTGGATGGATAGTGCGCGGCGGCTGCCACTGCCGCAACAGCTAGCGGCTGTGCGCGCTCGAATGCTGGCCGATACGGTGCTGCGCCATCCCCAGCAATATGCCTGCATAACGCTTTTTTCGGCTGCTCAGCGCGCGGCTTACGACCAGGCTCAGCGGCCCAGAGAACAGGCCGAAGCGGCTCGGCCGGCAGGTAGCTTACTGCTGTATATGGTTGACGGAGAGTCGTTAGCCACCAACTACCCAGCGCCAACGAATGCTTTTCTGCAAAAGATGGCCGCGTATGCAGTGCAGCACATCGAGTTTTTGAGCGGCCCTATGGCCACGGCAATCTATGGCTCGCGAGGCGCTAATGGCGTTGTTATCCTATCTGGTAGCCCACCTAGGCACCGCTAGTGCCCGCAGAGCAGCATCGCCAAAAACGCCAGGCTCAGGCATACTGACGACACTTGGTTCATGCGCATGGTCCACTCGAAGTTGGCCAGCGCCGGGTCGCGCCACGCCAGCCAGGCCCAGCGCGAAAACAGCGTCACCACCGGCCCGGTGGCCACCAGAAAAATCAGCAGATTTTGCAGCTCGCCGCGCTGCCAGTAGGTGAGGCCCATGAGCAGCGCGCCCGCCAGCAGCCCGCCCGCCGCGAACCCAAACGTGCCCCGAATACCCAGCCGCAGGCTCAGCGTGCGGTCGCCGCGCCGCGCATCTTCCTGGTGTTGATAGATTTGGGTGAGGGGGTAGGAGCCGCACAAAAACAACGTGCTCACCAGTGCCAGCCGCAAGTTGCTGGGCTCGGCCAGCTGCGCCGAGGTGGCCCCTACCCCCACCTGCGCCATCAAAAAGGTGAAGGCGCCCTGGAAAATCACGACCACAACGGTGCTCAGCAGCGGGTATTTTTTGAGGCGAATTCCCTCGTAGCTGTAAGCTCTGGAAACCAGAATATACACCACTACCATCGCCGCGAACGGCCAGCCCAGCAGCAGCGAGGCCACCAGCGCCAGCGTTTCGAACAGCCACACGAGATGCAGCAGCTCGGGCGTGACCGGCGGCGGCGCTTTCAGCCCCCCGATACTGCCCTCATCCTTATCATAATACGAGTTGTAGCCATTGGAAGCCGGGTACACCAGCAGGTGCAGAATGGCGAACCCCGTCGCCGCCCGGCCCCAGCCAAACGGCGCGCGCAACGCGCTGAGCCCGAACCAGAACACCGGCATCAGAAACAACGAAAACGGCAGGCGCAGCAGCGCGAACGCTTGGCGGTAGCTTCGGATTCCTGGTTCCTTCAAGTTCCTGGCTCCTGGTTTCTCGTTGCTAATTCTCGGTTGCGGGTTCTCGGTTGTCAAAATGACTATCAGCGAAGTAAAATCACTCCCAAAGGAAGATGAAAATTAGCCAGAAATAAGAAATCCGCCACAAGAAACCAGTTGAACTGACAAGTTAAAGAGCCGTTCGCTTCTGCGTCTTCTGCGCAAACCTCTGCGTCTTCTGCGGGCTAAAAACTCCCGAAGCCATATGCCAATTCAACCAGCAATCAGGGACCAGGAACTTAAGAAGAACAAGGCACCCCAATAAGATACGTCACGCGCGGCCCCCACCAGTGGCGTAGCTGCCCGGCGCACCAGTAGTAGCGCCCGGTGGGGTCGGCGCGGTGGGCCAGCGCCAACAGCTCCTCGGGCGGATACATGCGCAGGATGGACACCGTGCCATCCCAGATAGTAGCCAGCGGAATAATGGGTAGCAAGTAGGTGAATACCAGATTGCTGAGCCGAAAGGGCCGGAAAAAAGGCGTCAGCAGCAGCTGGGCCGCCGGCAGCACCGTGAGCGCCAGCCCGATTTCGAGCCAGCTCTTGGCCGCGCCCTCAAACACGCCCACGCCTACCCCCCCCGCCACGGCATCGCGCAGCAGGGCCTCGGCCTGCGGCGGCGCGAAGTGGTGAAACGCCGAAAAAATGACCCGGAACCCCGGCTGGTCGGCCGGCACTTGGAGTGCATCGAGGGGGGTAGGGAGGCCCCGAATGGCGCTGTGGGTGCGGCGCGCCACGTCGGCCCAGGCGGCGGGCTGGGGGTAGAGGTCGGTGAGGGTAATGGTGGCGGTAGGCATTTGCTGCGCGCGCAGGGCCGCCAGCACGGTTTCGGTGCCGCCGCCCGCGCCCGCGCCCAGCTCCAGCAGGTGCGTTTGGGCGGTGCGGCGCAGGGCCTCGGCCAGCAGCGGGGCCACCGGCCGGTAGGTGCCCAGCCGCGAAATCATAAACCGCAGATAATCCATCATCCCGGCCCGGATGACGGCCGGAAACCACGGCAGGTCTTCAAACTCGAATAAGCGCAGGCGAAGCTTCACGGGAGTGAGGGGGGTAGGGAAGGCCGCTTACGGAAAAAGGCGGTCAAACGGCGGCAAGTCAAAGCCTACCCTGCAATTCAGTACTCGTGCGGACAGGTATAAAAAGAACGTGATTCCGAGCTTGCCGAGGAATCTCGCGTGCGTCGTTCGGGCCTTGTTCAACGACGCACGCGAGATTCCTCGGCAAGCTCGGAAGGACGTTCTTTTTACCCAATCCCTTTTGACTGATTGCTTAGTTGCCGCCGATGCCGAATACCTTTTTCAGCAGCGAGGTGGTGCGGGCCACGGGGTTTGCCCGAATGTCGGCCTCCTCCTGGGCGATGAGCGTGAACAGGCCATCAACGGCCCTATCAGTGGCATACTGGTTGAGGTTGGTTTGCACGGGCGTCACCAGCGGCAGCCGGTTGTAAATGGTAGTGAGACTGGTGTAGTACTTGGTAGCGTCCACTTTATCCAGGCTTTGCTGCATGATGGGCGCGAAGGCCGTGGTCAGCTGCGAGGTGGTGGTGCGCTTGAGGTACTGGGTGGCGGCGTCCTTCTGGCCGGTCAGAATATTCCACACATCAGTGAAAGTCAGGCTCTTGATGGCGTTCAGGAAAATAGGCTTAGCGCTCTTGGCCGCGTCCTCCGCGCCGCGGTTCAGCGACAGCTCAAACTTATCGACCTGGCTGCCCAGCCCAATGCTGCGCAGGGTAGTGGCCACGCGCTGCGCATCGGGCGGAAACGGGATGCGGATGAGCTTATTCAGGTTGAAGCCATCCGTAGCCGACGCCTGGTCCGCGCCCTTCGAAATGCCCTGGATAAGCGCCTCTTTGAGGCCGTTGGCCGCCTCGGTGTTGGTGAGGCCGGCCACGCCGGTAGTCGTGGTGGTCGTCGTAGTGGTCGTGGTTTTTCTGACAGGCAGCTTGAAACCGCCGATGCTGCTGGGCAGGCTGAACTGGGCGTGGGCGGTGAGTGTGAAACCAAGGAGCGCTACGGTAACGAGAAGAAGACGATTTTTCATAAGAAAATGGAAGCCTGAAAACTAAAAAGAACCAGCAGCGCCGCAAAGCAACTGCCAGGCTGCCCCAAAAAGTGCTTGCGCCGCAACAGTAGCCAAAAGACGTACCATTCTCTGATGCCAGCCAACTACACTCGGCCAACCCCCGTTTTTTAACGACCTGGCCGCTGCAAGTTTAGTGAAAATGGCCCTTTCGAAAGCGCTCTCCAAGCAAAGTTGAGTGCTTGCCGGAAAAAATAAAAAATAGTGACTCGCGGACGCAGGCCTATGGCCTCTTTGTAGTAGCTTTGCAACACAAAGTACTTCACACATCCACATGAAGCCCGCCGCCCAAGACCCCCTGGCCCAGCTTACCGAAATCCGCGCCATCATGGAGCGCAGCTCGCGCTTTCTGTCGTTGAGCGGATTGAGTGGGGTAGGGGCCGGCGTGGTGGCGCTGGCGGGCGTGCTGCTATTGGAAGGCGTGATTTCTATAGACTATGAGCATGAAGCAAGCACGGGCTTTAGTCACTTCGTAGCCTTGTTGGAGCGCGACCCGGCACTTCGAGCGCTGTGGCTGTGGCCCTTGCTGGGCTTGGCGGTAGGTATGATAGTGCTGGCGCTGCTGGTGGCGGCGTTTTTCACGCTGCGCCGCACCCGGCGCGAGGGCCTGCGCTCACTGTGGACGGCCCCGGCGCGGCGGCTGCTGGCAGCCCTGGCCATACCGCTGGTGGCGGGCGGGCTTTTTTGCCTGGAGTTATATATGAGAGGCGCGGTGGCCCTGGTGGTGCCGGGCCTGCTGGTGTTCTACGGCCTGGCCCTGCTCAACGGTGGCAAGTACACGCTGGATGAGATTAAGTACCTGGGCCTCACGCTGGTGGCGCTGGGGCTGGTGGCGCTGCTGCTGCCCAGCTACGGCCTGCTGCTGTTTGGGGCGGGCTTTGGGCTGGGGCACATCGGCTACGGCCTGCTCATGTATAATCGCTATGAGCGCCCCTTGCCGGCCAAGGCGGGCAAGCCGAACTTTGCCCCGTGAAGTACGCCATCCACACCCTCAACAAGGCCTTCGACCACCGCGTGCGCCTCGGCGTGATGGCCGTGCTGCTGGCTAATGAATCAGTGAGCTTCAACGACTTAAAAGAAAGCCTCGACCTCACCGACGGCAACCTGGCCTCGCACGTGGCGGCGCTCGAAAAAGCCGGCTACGTGCTGGTCAGCAAGCAGTTTATCGGTAAAAAACCCAACACTACCTACGTCGCGACCATTGAGGGCAAAGCCGCCTTTCAGGCCCACCTGGCGGCGCTGGAGAAACTTCTGCGGGGGTAAGAAAACTTCCGCCTTTGATTGCGAGTGAACGTTTGTCATTGCGAGCGCAGCGAAGCAATTGCCTCAGAACGAGTCGTTCGAATGTCGTGCTGGGGTGATTGCTTCGCAGGCTCGCAATGACAAACGGATATCAAAACTCTTTTTTTTACTTAATCACTTTGAAAAACAAAGTTCTTTCCAAATGAATCCAACTGCTTCCTGGTCGGCTCCGGCCGCCGCCGCGCCTACGCCCATTTACCGCATTTCGACGCTGCTGGGCAGCTTGCTGGTGCTGGCCACGGGGCTGAGCGACTACTTGTTCTGGAGCCAGAGCCTGGGCCTGAACGTGCTGGTTTACCTGGTGTTCCTGGTGGGGGCGCACTTGGCGCTGCTGCCGCGCTACGCCCCGGTGCGGCGCACGGCGGGCTTCTGGGTGGCGCTGGCCGGCTGCCTGCTGAGCGGCGGGCTGGTGGCCTGGTACGGCTCGGGCGCGGCGGCGCTGGCGGCGTTGGTGTCGGGCCTGCTGCTGGTGGGGCTGGTGAGCCAGCCGCCGCTGCGCCTGGTGAGTTCGGCCGTGTTGACGGCCGCGCTGGGGGTAGGGCCGGCCGTGCGGGCGGTGCTGGGCAACGTGCGGGCGCCACGGCAGGTGGGCAGGCGGCTGCGGCGGGGCTGGTTCTACGCCCGGCTGCTGGGGCTGCCGCTGCTGGCGTTCGTCGTTTTCCAGACGCTCTTCGCGGTAGCCAATCCGCAGTACGGGGCGCTGAGCGCGCGGTTTTTGGGGGCGCTGGGCGACTGGCTGGGGCGGCTGCTGGACGCGATTTCGGTGCCGCACGTGCTGTTTTTGCTGCTGTGCGGGGTGGGGGCGGCGGGCGCGCTGGTGGCGGTGCCGGTGCATTTTTTCACCGATTACGAGGCGCGCTTTGGCGAGTTCGTCGGGCGGCAGCGCGACGGCGTGGCTTCGCTGGGCGTGCGGCGGCCCGATTTCCGGCGCACCGACCGCCGCCTGCTCGACCTGCGCAAGGAGTGGCTGGCGGCCGTGGCCTGCTTCGGCCTGCTGAACGCGCTGCTGCTGCTGGTGAACGCGGTGGATATCCGCTGGCTGTGGTTTGGCTTCGAGCCGGCCCCCGACTTCGACCTCACGCAGTTTGTGCATGAAGGCACGTACGTGCTGATTTTCAGTATTTTGCTGGCGGCGGGCATCATGCTGTGGTTTTTCCGGCGCAACCTCAATTTCTACCAGCCCGGCCTACCCCTGCTGCGCTGGGGCGCCACGCTCTGGACCGGGCAAAACCTGGTGCTGGCCGTGAGCGTGGGGCTGCGCAACTACTACTACATCGTGCATACGGGGCTGGCTTACAAGCGCATCGGGGTCTATGCGTTCCTGCTGCTCACGGCCTATGGGCTGGGCACGCTGCTGCTCAAAATCTGGCGGCGGCGCTCAACTTTCAGCCTGGTGCGGCTCAATTCGTGGGCGGCCTACGCGGTGCTGCTGGCGCTGGCGGCCGGCAACTGGGAAATCTGGATTGCTGAGTATAATCTCCAATCTCGCTTTCCGCGCCTCGACATCGGCTTTTTGCTGGCCATGCCGCCCCGCGTGCTGCCCGTGCTGGCCGCCCACGAGGCCGCCCTCGACCAGGTGAACTACCTGTCGGCGGCGGATGGCGATGGCTACACCGTCCCCATCGAGCGCGCCGAAGCCCACCGCCAGCTGCGCCAGCGGCTGCTGGCCTTCCGCAACGCCTACCCCCTGCAAAACTGGCAAAGCCGCACCGGCGCGAATGAGCGGGCTTATGCGGCGCTGGTCGGACACTGAAAAACTGGTTGAGAATGCTACCCTGACTGCTTTTCTGAGCTAAAAAACAAACTTCTCTACCCCCCTCAATTCTCCCGAAGCCATGACCTTCACCGATTTCAAAACCTACTTCGAGGCCAACCAAGGCCACTACGCCGACCTGGCCTGGGACGACCCGCACCAGCTCACGGCGGCCGAGCTGCGCGCCGTGCGCGCCTCGCTCCAAACCTTTCAGCGGGGCGAAAGCTCGGAGGGGCACTTTCTCTACGCCCGCGCCAAGCGGCTCGGCGATGACGAATACCTGGCCGCTATGCGCCTGTTTATCAAGGAAGAGCAGACCCATGCCGCTGTGCTGGGGCGCTTCCTGGACCAGCAAGGGATTTCGCGCCTGCGCGGCCACTGGCTCGACACCGTATTTCGGGGCCTGCGCCGGGTCTTGAGCCTGGAGCACACACTGCGGGTGCTGCTCACGGCCGAGGTGGTGGCCGCCGTGTACTACCGGGCGCTGTTCAGCGCCACCTATTCGGGGCTGCTCCAGCAGTTGTGCCGCCGCATTATGTTGGATGAGGAGATGCACCTCAACTTCCAGTGCTTCACCCTGCGGCACCTTTCGGCCGGGCGGAGGGGGGTAGGGAATTGGCTGCGCCGCCACGCCTACCGCGCCCTAATGGCCGGCGCGGCGCTGGCCGCCTACGCCGCCAGCCGCCCCACCCTGCGGGCCGGCGGCTACGGGCTGCTGAGCTTTCTGGCGGCCATCGCGGCCGAGTATCGGCGGGTGGAGGGGATGCAGCGCGCCGGGGCGCTCATCGCAGTGCGGGGCGGGCAGCCGGTGGCGCCGGTGGTGGCCGGGCCGCTGGGCGCGTGGCAGTGGCCGACTTTCGCCCGGTAGGGTGCGGGGCTTGCCCCCGCCCGTCGTTGAACGAAACACTTGGTGACGCCCGCCAAAGTCAAGCATCTTACGCAGCTTGCCCCCGCCCGTCGTTGAACGAAACAGTAGCGAATCGTTCAACGATGGGCGGGGGCAAGCCCCGCACCCTACTTGCCGATAAAGCAGTAGCTTAGGGGCACCTTCCCACTCCGCCTTTCCCCCGTATGGCCAGAACCTTACTCCTCTTTATCCTGGCTATCGCGATTGTGCTGGAATTGGCGCTCACGGTCGGCGCGTTTTTCTTTCCCGCGGCCACGCTGGCGCAGTTTGGGGTAGTTTACGGGCCGGAAACCACGTTTCTGGCGTTTCTCACGGGCTGGTTTTTGCTCTTTGTGACGCTGGCGGCGGGGCTGGCCTGGCAGTGGGTGCGGCAACGCCACGCCGGCTACGCGGGCCTGTGCTACCTGCTGGGCATTTGGTGGATAGGCATCGGTATCGGCATTTTCGTGGTTTTCGGCAAGCCGGATAATTTACTGCTCGATAGCCTAAAAGGCGTGTTTATCGTACTACTAACCTGGCGCAGCCAGCTGGGCGATTCCGTTCGCCCTACCCCTGCCTTGACTGCCTAAGTACCTATGAACCAAA from Hymenobacter psoromatis includes the following:
- a CDS encoding prenyltransferase; this encodes MKEPGIRSYRQAFALLRLPFSLFLMPVFWFGLSALRAPFGWGRAATGFAILHLLVYPASNGYNSYYDKDEGSIGGLKAPPPVTPELLHLVWLFETLALVASLLLGWPFAAMVVVYILVSRAYSYEGIRLKKYPLLSTVVVVIFQGAFTFLMAQVGVGATSAQLAEPSNLRLALVSTLFLCGSYPLTQIYQHQEDARRGDRTLSLRLGIRGTFGFAAGGLLAGALLMGLTYWQRGELQNLLIFLVATGPVVTLFSRWAWLAWRDPALANFEWTMRMNQVSSVCLSLAFLAMLLCGH
- a CDS encoding transcriptional regulator; translated protein: MKYAIHTLNKAFDHRVRLGVMAVLLANESVSFNDLKESLDLTDGNLASHVAALEKAGYVLVSKQFIGKKPNTTYVATIEGKAAFQAHLAALEKLLRG